A single window of Salvia splendens isolate huo1 chromosome 6, SspV2, whole genome shotgun sequence DNA harbors:
- the LOC121807990 gene encoding vesicle-associated protein 4-2-like: MALVEERSSSSDGKVWGLFKLPFRNSHHTTSSSSSASANFAHYQRNYGHGNGNGHFPVEGSAAQATSVSSVARSLLPGRRRLKLDPSKKLYFPYEPGKQVRSAIKIKNTSKSHVAFKFQTTAPKSCFMRPPGSILAPGESIIATVFKFVEPPENNEKPMDQKSTVKFKIMSLKVKGPPTDYIPELFDEQKDEVAVEQILRVVFLDAERPSPALDKLKRQLAEAEAELEARKKPSEDTGPKFIGEGLVIDEWKERRERYLARQQVEGVDSI, translated from the exons ATGGCTCTCGTCGAGGAGCGATCGTCTTCCTCCGATGGCAAAGTCTGGGGGCTCTTCAAGCTCCCTTTCCGTAATTCGCATCATACGACGTCGTCCTCCTCTTCCGCCTCCGCAAATTTCGCTCATTATCAGCGGAATTATGGCCACGGAAACGGCAACGGCCACTTTCCGGTTGAAGGATCAGCTGCGCAGGCCACCTCGGTCTCTTCAGTTGCCAGATCGCTACTTCCCGGACGCCGTCGTCTCAAGCTCGATCCCTCTAAGAAGCTTTATTTCCCCT ATGAACCAGGTAAGCAAGTCCGAAGTgctatcaaaataaaaaatacaagcAAGTCTCATGTAGCTTTCAAG TTTCAAACTACTGCGCCAAAGAGCTGTTTCATGCGTCCACCTGGCTCCATTCTTGCTCCTGGCGAGAGTATCATAGCAACTG TATTCAAGTTTGTCGAGCCTCCAGAAAACAATGAGAAGCCGATGGATCAGAAAAGCACAGTGAAGTTCAAAATCATGAGCCTAAAAGTGAAAGGGCCACCAACTGACTACATACCTGAACTG TTTGATGAGCAAAAGGATGAAGTGGCTGTGGAGCAGATACTTCGGGTTGTTTTTCTAGATGCAGAACGTCCTAGCCCT GCGCTAGACAAATTAAAGCGCCAGTTGGCTGAAGCAGAGGCTGAGCTCGAGGCTCGCAAGAAGCCTTCAGAAGACACGGGGCCAAAGTTTATCGGAGAAGGACTTGTGATCGATGAATGG aaagaaagaagagagagatactTGGCTCGTCAACAAGTGGAAGGGGTAGACTCCATATGA
- the LOC121807184 gene encoding uncharacterized protein LOC121807184 — MNAIKAHALRCCQLTPPFKSRNFTEINRINISAARGRRVAVRACAEKKTERRSFLTLEEAGLVEISGLSTHERFLCRLTISSLNLLRVISEQEGCKIEELNAGKVCDWFIKDKLKREQNLDAVLQWDDSELML, encoded by the exons ATGAATGCAATCAAAGCACACGCCCTACGCTGCTGCCAGTTAACCCCACCCTTCAAATCTCGCAATTTCACGGAAATTAATCGGATAAACATCTCGGCCGCGAGGGGACGGAGGGTGGCGGTGAGAGCCTGCGCAGAGAAGAAAACCGAAAGGCGGAGTTTCCTGACGCTGGAAGAGGCTGGTTTGGTGGAGATCTCCGGCCTCAGCACGCACGAGCGCTTTCTATGCCGATTAACG ATATCATCGTTGAATCTGCTTCGAGTGATATCGGAGCAGGAAGGGTGCAAAATTGAGGAGCTGAACGCGGGGAAGGTATGTGATTGGTTCATCAAAGATAAgctcaaaagagagcaaaattTGGATGCAGTTCTGCAATGGGATGATTCTGAACTAATGTTATGA
- the LOC121806944 gene encoding uncharacterized protein LOC121806944 has translation MNTALQCQFPANLFTDYGNRLLKCNSFGKRVSFIRRCIKNETKSQPHQGFSVLATDPHPQLDIGSIWSSMGFYVFSIHVPLSFGGLSAAAKILHQPVLDPQTEAFFIFAIQTLELSIVLLLLKCPGKPQYDLKDFFRANKSSKQRSWLLASVLGFGVLLSLVFITSYFAERLIGPKDVNNPFLKDILTGSWSSATACVLVYSIITPLLEEVVYRGFLLTSLASTMNWQLAVAISSVVFSASHFSGENFLQLLIVGFVFGCSYCWTGNLSSSICIHSLYNALIMYLTFIS, from the exons ATGAACACAGCTCTGCAGTGTCAATTTCCGGCAAATTTATTCACGGATTACGGCAATAGGTTGCTGAAATGCAATTCTTTCGGTAAAAGGGTTTCTTTCATCCGTCGCTGCATAAAAAATGAGACAAAATCACAACCCCATCAG GGCTTCTCAGTTCTCGCAACAGATCCTCACCCTCAGCTTGATATTGGAAGTATATGGAGCTCTATGGGTTTTTATGTGTTCAGCATTCACGTCCCGTTGAGTTTTGGCGGTCTTTCTGCTGCTGCAAAGATATTGCATCAACCCGTCCTCGATCCACAGACCGAG GCATTCTTCATCTTCGCAATCCAAACCTTAGAGCTTAGCATTGTTCTGCTGCTGCTAAAGTGCCCCGGTAAGCCTCAGTATGACCTTAAAGATTTCTTTCGTGCCAATAAGTCTTCAAAACAACGAAGCTGGCTGCTGGCATCGGTGCTCGGGTTTGGAGTCCTTCTGTCATTGGTCTTTATCACTTCGTATTTTGCTGAGAGATTGATTGGACCCAAG GATGTGAACAATCCATTCCTCAAGGATATTCTCACCGGCAGCTGGAGTTCTGCAACCGCCTGCGTTCTTGTCTACTCCATCATCACTCCGTTGCTGGAAGAAGTCGTGTACAGAGGTTTTCTCTTGACATCTCTTGCCTCCACAATGAACTGGCAGCTAGCGGTTGCAATCAGTTCCGTTGTTTTCAGTGCATCCCACTTCTCGGGCGAGAACTTCTTGCAACTCCTCATTGTTGGATTCGTGTTCGGATGCTCTTACTGTTGGACCGGGAACTTGAGTTCATCGATATGCATACATTCTCTGTACAACGCCCTGATAATGTATCTAACATTTATATCATGA
- the LOC121807347 gene encoding uncharacterized protein LOC121807347 — MELDLPKSKAVELEEKSLRTTLRHVQEQGHPYVELREKGKKNRLIFFCILCLAPCHGDSCLVNHLKGRRHTERLASARLTLLKPNPWPFNDGMIFFHDHTKEQSKNVPASDRGKNKSVDVADSRAKRKYSSNVGPVASTQTSLKIKGNANPHKKSSSSTLDGDKTGGILVIPDVMQEGKASDLVVRHIGVGRIGARFREKKVGGISAILRIWCEWLGNTTENFDRFPNHHFAIVTFSYDYHLGRVGLVDGYDYMLSSVPYIQPENIRSRRGKKRKLVSDPKNISEALRIQDHSSGKESQSSKSSKSNVLFTRDEDRLARIMASKTLRKRLRKEYRYYAERFCEICRTKMLPGKDVAALLNRITGVLVCSSRNRHGIFHVYHISCIIQWILHFEVEFAFDNQNEIKMAKAKKGKTITPICSAFCPECQSTGTIMKGDELEDTHAPITETTEYKKKLFAAREAWIKSPEMLDNCSIGFRFPQNYAPTYQEIVEQLKVLHFYRAIE; from the exons ATGGAATTAGATTTGCCTAAGTCAAAAGCTGTTGAATTGGAAGAGAAGTCGTTAAGGACTACTCTCCGGCATGTTCAAGAACAGGGGCATCCATATGTCGAGCTTAGGGAAAAGGGGAAGAAGAACAGGTTGATctttttctgtattttgtgtctTGCACCTTGCCATGGTGATTCTTGCTTGGTTAACCACTTGAAGGGCCGTAGACACACTGAAAGACTAGCCTCTGCACGACTTACACTGCTCAAACCAAATCCATGGCCGTTCAATGATGGTATGATTTTCTTCCATGACCATACGAAGGAACAAAGTAAAAATGTACCTGCTTCGGACCGTGGGAAAAACAAGTCGGTAGATGTTGCAGACAGCCGTGCAAAGCGTAAGTATAGTAGTAATGTTGGACCGGTTGCTAGTACACAGACTTCCCTGAAGATTAAGGGCAACGCCAATCCTCATAAAAAATCCAGTAGTTCTACATTGGATGGTGATAAAACTGGTGGGATACTAGTTATTCCTGATGTTATGCAAGAAGGCAAGGCTTCTGATTTGGTGGTGAGGCATAttggagttggaagaattggtGCCAGGTTTAGGGAGAAGAAGGTTGGAGGCATCAGTGCAATTTTGAGAATATGGTGTGAATGGCTAGGGAATACCACTGAGAATTTTGATAGGTTTCCTAACCATCACTTTGCTATTGTTACCTTTTCTTACGACTATCACTTGGGGCGGGTGGGGTTAGTTGATGGTTACGATTATATGCTTTCATCGGTTCCTTACATACAACCTGAGAATATTCGCTCTCGTAGGGGCAAGAAGAGGAAGTTAGTTTCTGATCCAAAGAATATAAGTGAGGCCTTAAGAATTCAAGATCACTCTTCTGGGAAAGAGTCTCAATCTTCAAAAAGTTCAAAGTCAAATGTGCTGTTCACCAGAGATGAAGATAGATTGGCTCGCATTATGGCGAGCAAGACTCTGAGGAAACGATTAAGAAAAGAATACCGTTATTATGCTGAGAGATTTTGTGAAATATGCAGAACGAAGATGCTGCCGGGAAAAGATGTTGCTGCCCTGTTAAATAGGATTACTGGAGTGCTTGTATGCAGCAGTAGAAATCGTCATGGG ATATTCCATGTGTATCACATATCCTGTATCATTCAATGGATACTGCACTTTGAGGTTGAGTTTGCTTTTGATAATCAGAATGAAATTAAAATGGCTAAAGCCAAGAAAGGGAAGACGATCACCCCAATTTGCTCGGCATTCTGTCCTGAATGCCAATCCACTGGTACAATAATGAAAGGGGATGAACTCGAGGACACACATGCCCCTATTACTGAG ACCACCGAGTATAAGAAAAAACTGTTTGCTGCTCGCGAAGCTTGGATAAAAAGTCCAGAAATGTTGGATAACTGCTCAATTGGTTTTCGTTTCCCTCAGAATTATGCTCCAACATATCAG GAAATTGTAGAACAACTGAAAGTACTGCACTTCTATCGAGCAATTGAGTAG